A stretch of DNA from Gimesia chilikensis:
TGACCACGTTGCCAGCGATCAGCCCCGGCGAGCCTGTCTGTCACCTCGGCAAACTGCCTCCCGAGACCAGGCTCTCCCGGATCAGGCGTTCCCGCTCTGAAGAGGACAGCCTGGAAGGACAGGTCGCCGAAGAGCTTTCGACCAACCTCGTAGTCGAAGAGCCCACTGACGAAGCGCAGCAGCTCCGCCAGCACTCGGAAGGCAACGGCGAAGCGACTGCAGCGGAATAGTCGTAAAGTCCTGCAGCACCGTTTTCAGTCTCCCTCAACAGGGAAACTCTACTTTGACTGCAGCTCAAAATCGAACTTGTTTTTGCCTTCGACGACCTCTTTTTTCAGTTCGGATTTGCTGTTATACCTTTCTGGAATCGGATCTTTCTTGAACGTATCCTTGGGCAGTTTCAGCTTGGGCACCCCCTGATCGGAGCTGGCAAAGGTGTCAACGGGAATCACTTCCGCAACGCCAGAGTCTTCTGACTGGCGGGGGCTTTCCGGCGGGGCAGTGATGATGGTGATACTGTGAGGGCCTGGAACGGCTCCCTTCAGTTGATCACGGTACGTCAGCGTGTAGTTCCCGGAGCTGTCAGTACGACCTGACGAGGGATTCCCTTTTTGCGGTGAAAAAATCACGACGGCGTTGGTCAGCGGTTTTCCGTCCATCGTCACGACCCCGGAGACCGGGGCCAGTTTGATGTCATCCCCACCCCGGGAGCATCCCAGGCAGACCAGGGGGACGGTCAAGAATAACAGTGTGAGAACGCGCCTCGGCTGTGCGGCCTGAAGCGTCAGTTTGGTTTCCTGGTACATTAAAATAGCATTCCTGCGCTGGAGTAATATTGCAAAACCCGGTTTCAGCCAGATGCGGAAACCGGGATCGTCTTGTCATCACGCATTGTCAATTAAAAATCACCGATCACGTTGTGGTCGTTGATGGCAGCCAGGTAGATCAGAGTCTCGGCATCAACGTTTTCGCTGATGAATCTCACCCGACCGTCGCCCAGCAGGAAGTGGCAGCCACCTGTGTGTGAGCTGCTTAAGCTCCATGCATATTTGAGGCCGTCCGTCTGGTTGATTCCGTTGATCAGGTAGATGGTCGAAGGAATCGGTGCAGTCGAAGATCCCTGCCAGTTGCGGACCAGTGCCGTGTGGTAAGGCCAGTCGCCATAGTTACCGGCTGTCGCGCTGTTGAGCGGAGAAGAACCGATCCAGATGGCTCCCGAACCACGGTCTTCGGTGGTACGTTCTCCGATCATGATCACGTTGCTGGAACCGTCGGTCAGGTCCCGCATGCGGGTGACGGCGTGGTTGTTAAACGCTCCCGTGTAACCCTGTGTGGTTGACGCGGTCAGGTACCGGGAAGGGGAGTACAGAGCCGGGTAGTTCGATTTTCCCCATGAATTGATGTTGGTGTTGACGCCATCCATGGGATCCGAGGGGCAGTTCAATGTCGGGATCACGGTATTGATCACGGTTGGCTGCAGAACGACACCGGCTACGGTGCGCCAGGGAGCGTTCATATTGAGCTGGTTGTAAAGGTTGGTCTGATCCATGAAGGGCAGCAGCATCACGCTCCAGCCCAGGTAGCTTTCCGTGGGGATGTCGCCGGCGATGGTGCGGACACTTTCCACCTGCATCTGCGGGAAGGTGCGGTGGGTTTCATGGTAGTTGTGCAGCGCCAGGCCAATCTGCTTCAGATTGTTTTTGCAGGAACTGCGCCGTGCCGCTTCGCGTGCCTGCTGGACTGCCGGTAAGAGCAGGGCGATCAAAATGGCGATGATGGCAATCACGACCAGCAGTTCGATCAGGGTGAAGCCACGTTTGACGTTAAGCAGTCTCATTTTCGTCTCCGAACAAGGATAAAAAGAAAGAAATGGAAAACCAGAATCTTGTATTCTTATCCTGTTTCCGGAGGTTCCGAAAACGTATACGCAGCAGGTTTGAGACAGAAATAAGGCTAAAGGGACCTGCCCTTGAGGGGCTCGCAGAATGATGCTGAGTAGTTCGTAAATCTCACGATAAGAACGCAAAATTTGTGTTGGAACAGCAACTCGTATCAACAGAGCCTGTGCGAGACCAATAGCTGAGCGCCGGGACGAAAAGTAAATGCCTGTTGCGATTGCTTTTTCAAGCTGACGCGACATTAAACACTCCAAAGTTTAAAAAGCAACGGAAAAAAATTGGAAATTTCTGGAAATTTTTGGGGAATGTCTTACCCGGTGACCGCCGGCGATACCTAATTCAAATTCGGACAATCTCTTACGTACGGGAAGCCTCCAGGATCGCCAGGCAGGGCACACGCCCCGACCACTTGTTTGCTGGTGAAGTAGTTCGGAGATTCTCTTTGACCGGTCCGGGGTTATCCGGTATCGTTCGTCT
This window harbors:
- a CDS encoding Ig-like domain-containing protein yields the protein MYQETKLTLQAAQPRRVLTLLFLTVPLVCLGCSRGGDDIKLAPVSGVVTMDGKPLTNAVVIFSPQKGNPSSGRTDSSGNYTLTYRDQLKGAVPGPHSITIITAPPESPRQSEDSGVAEVIPVDTFASSDQGVPKLKLPKDTFKKDPIPERYNSKSELKKEVVEGKNKFDFELQSK
- a CDS encoding DUF1559 domain-containing protein, which translates into the protein MRLLNVKRGFTLIELLVVIAIIAILIALLLPAVQQAREAARRSSCKNNLKQIGLALHNYHETHRTFPQMQVESVRTIAGDIPTESYLGWSVMLLPFMDQTNLYNQLNMNAPWRTVAGVVLQPTVINTVIPTLNCPSDPMDGVNTNINSWGKSNYPALYSPSRYLTASTTQGYTGAFNNHAVTRMRDLTDGSSNVIMIGERTTEDRGSGAIWIGSSPLNSATAGNYGDWPYHTALVRNWQGSSTAPIPSTIYLINGINQTDGLKYAWSLSSSHTGGCHFLLGDGRVRFISENVDAETLIYLAAINDHNVIGDF